CACCGACCCCGATTACCGCGTTCTTCGCCACCGCTCCGAAAGTGGCTGCGATGGCCTTGTTCGCGCGCCTGATGCATGACGCATTCGGAGGCGTGATCAAGGATTGGCAGCAAGTGATCGTGCTGCTTTCGGTCCTGTCGATGTTGCTGGGCGCGGTTGCGGCCATCGGGCAGCGTGACATCAAGCGGCTGATGGCGTTTTCGTCGATTGCCCATATGGGATACGCTCTGATCGGACTGGCCGCCGGGACCGAGATGGGCATCAAGGCAATGCTGATGTATCTGGCCATCTATGTGACGATGAATATCGGAACCTTCGCATTCATCCTGATGATGGAGCGTGATGGCAAACCGGTCACTGATATTGATGCGCTACGTCAGTTCTCGAAGCGCGATCCGGGCAAAGCTCTGGCGGTCCTGATCCTGATGTTCAGTCTGGCGGGCGTGCCACCGATGCTGGGCTTCTTCGCCAAGTTCGGCGTCTGGCAAGCGGGTATCGATGCCGACCTGTTCGGGCTGGTGATCGTCTCGGCCATCGCCTCGGTCATTGGTGCGTTCTACTATCTGCGGATCGTGTTCTACATGTATTTCGGGGCGGAGAATGAAGACCCGATCGAGATCCGCTCGACCCCGGTTTTGTGGGCAGCGCTGATGGGCTCTGCGGCTCTGATGTTGATTGGCGTATTTTATCAGTTCGGTGTGGAAGGGGCAGCTGCAGCTGCTGCGGCGACGCTTGTCAACTGATACTGCCGCGTTTCGATCAACCGAGGCTCGGTCGCGCGACCGGGCCTTTTTGACATGAGCGAATGGCCGCAGGGATATGGCCTGCATATACTGAAAGAAGTCGACAGTACTCTGAATGAGGCGGTGCGGCTTGCGCCAACAGCGACCGGTCCGGTCTGGATCATGGCCCATCATCAGACCGCCGCGCGTGGTCGGCGCGGGCGAGCCTGGGCCAACCCCAAAGGTAATCTGGCAGCGACTTTGCTGATGCGCCCGCCGGGTGATCCGGAACAGGCGGCCCTTCGAAGTTTTGTCGCAGCGCTCGCCCTGTATGATGCCTGTGTGGCGGTAACAGGGCGCGCAGTAGGTTTGGCACTGAAATGGCCCAATGACGTGCTGCTC
The Ruegeria sp. SCSIO 43209 genome window above contains:
- the nuoN gene encoding NADH-quinone oxidoreductase subunit NuoN; its protein translation is MIQADLTIILPEIVLAIYAMAALIGAVYTTKDALAPMLVWATSGLMAVLAIWIAMNGEGTNVAFNGMFVDDGFARFAKVAILLSAAAVLLMSQEYMARRDLLRFEYPLLVALAAVGMMMMVSAGDLMSLYMGLELQSLSLYVVAALRRDSAKSTEAGLKYFVLGALSSGLLLYGASLVYGFTGTTLFSGIIQTVHHGDVSIGLLFGLVFMISGLAFKVSAVPFHMWTPDVYEGSPTPITAFFATAPKVAAMALFARLMHDAFGGVIKDWQQVIVLLSVLSMLLGAVAAIGQRDIKRLMAFSSIAHMGYALIGLAAGTEMGIKAMLMYLAIYVTMNIGTFAFILMMERDGKPVTDIDALRQFSKRDPGKALAVLILMFSLAGVPPMLGFFAKFGVWQAGIDADLFGLVIVSAIASVIGAFYYLRIVFYMYFGAENEDPIEIRSTPVLWAALMGSAALMLIGVFYQFGVEGAAAAAAATLVN